In the Nocardioides panaciterrulae genome, CGCCCACCTCTCCCGCGTCGACGTGACCACCGGCCAGACGATCGAGGCCGGCGACCCGGTGGGGCTGGTCGGCGACCTCGGCAACACCACCGGACCGCACCTGCACTTCGAGGTCCGGCTCGACGGCATCCCGGTCGACCCCACCCAGGTGGTCGACGTGCCGGAGGTCCCGCGGCCGACGTACACGAACGGCGAGCTGCCGGCCGACGCGCTGTGCGCCGCCACCCCCGGCGGGGTGCAGCAGCTGCGCTGCGACGCGGCCGTGGCGTTCCGGCTGATGGGCGCGCAGTTCGAGGCCGACAACGGCGCGCCGCTCTGCATCACCGACTCCTACCGCTCCCGCGCGGGCCAGGAACGGGTGCACGTGCTCAAGCCCAACCTCACCGCCACGCCCGGCACCTCGGTGCACGGCTGGGGGCTCGCGGTCGACCTGTGCGGCGGCATCGAGAGCTTCGACACCGCCGAGCACGCGTGGATGATGACGCACGGCCCGGCGTACGGCTGGCGCCACCCGTCGTGGGCCGAGCCGGGCGGCAGCCGCCCGGAGCCGTGGCACTTCGAGTACGAGGGCTGAGGATTCGGCTAACCTGACCCCCGGAACCCGCCGACCGGCGGCACCGCCACCACGCTGCGGGGGAGGACGACGTTGGAGACCATCGACCACTCCGTCGACCTGCTGTGGCAACGGTTCAAGGAGAACGGTGACCGCGAGGCCCGCGACCGGCTGGTGCTGCAGTACTCGCCGCTGGTGAAGTACGTCGCCGGCCGGGTCCGCTCCGGGCTGCCGTCCTCGGTGGACCAGAACGACCTGGTCTCCGACGGCGTGATCGGGCTGATGGACGCGATCGACAAGTTCGACCCCGCGCGCGGCCTGCAGTTCCAGACCTACGCGGTCTCCCGCATCCGCGGCGCGATCGTCGACGGGCTGCGCGCCTCGGACTGGGTGCCGCGCTCGGTGCGGGAGAAGATCCGCGACATCGACGCCGCCCAGGCCCGCCTCGAGCGCAGCCTCGGCCGGCCGCCGAAGGACCCCGAGGTCGCCGCCGAGCTCGGCATCAGCGTCGAGGAACTGCGCGCGATGTACTCCCAGACCGCGCACACCAGCGTGGTCAGCTTCGAGGGCGCCACCCTCGGCGACGAGGACACCCCCCGCGCGGCGGTCGACCTGCCCGACGGCGACGACGACATCCCCGCCGGCTTCCTCGCCGCGGTGCGCGAGCTGCCCGAGCGCGACCAGATCGTCGTCGCGCTCTACTACTGGGACCGGCTCACGCTCGCCGAGATCGGCCAGGTCCTCGGCGTCACCGAGTCGCGGGTCAGCCAGCTGCACAGCCGGGCCACCATGACGCTGCGGCGCAAGCTGCTCGACGCCGCCGGCTGATCCGCTCGGTCCGTCGCCCGTCAGGCGGTACGCCGGGCCACGAACGCCCACTCGCGCCCGGGCCGATCCGGGGCGTCGCGCACCTCGACCACCTCGAAGCCGGCGTCGGCCAGCGACGTCTCGACCTCGTCGCGCTCGCGGAACCGCAGCGTGGAGTCGGAGGTGACGGTGGCCCCGTCGGCGTGGAAGACCGTGGTCCAGCGGAAGCTCACCAGCGGCTCCGCCACCGCCAGCAGCTCGCAGCAGGTCTCGACCACGCCCACTCCTGCGACCTCGGCGCGGACCCGGGTGTGCTCGGGGGTCCACTCCTCCCACGCGCGCCGCTGCGGCACCCGGGTCTCGAAGACCAGGTGCCCGCCGGGTCGCAGCGCCGCGCGCACCCCCGCCAGCGTGGCGGCCCAGTCGGCGTCGGTGAGGAAGACCTGCGCGACGTTGGCGGTCGTCGTGGCCGCGTCGACCTGCAGCGGCGGCAGCGTGGTCGCGTCGCCGTGCAGCCAGCGCACCCGGTGGGCGGCCGGGCTGCGTCCTGCCTTGGCGCGGGCGACGTCGAGGGACGCGCCGGCCGGGTCGACGCCGATCACGTCGACCCCGCGGGCGGCCAGCAGCAGCGCGAACGTGCCGGTGCCGCAGCCGACGTCCAGCACGCTGCGGGTGGCCAGCTCGGCGAGGAGGTCGGCGTACACCTCGAGGTCGCTGCGGTCGGGGTCGAAGACGTCGTAGAGCTCGGCCAGCCGTCGGTCCCCGAAGATGCGGTCCACCACGGGCGCGACCCTAGCCGGGCTGCCGGTGGCCGGGGCGGGGCGGCGGGCGGCCGGCGGCGGTGCTCAGGCGGCGCGCAGCGCGGCGAGCCGGGCGACCAGCCGGCGCAGCGGGGTGTCGGGGGTGGTCGGGCGACGGATCGGCAGCTGGTCGGTGCGGCCCTCGCGCTCGGCGATCATCACGATCGCGTCGCGGTCGTAGGCCGCGGCCAGCTCCTCGGCGCGGCCGAGGTCACCGTCGGCGACGGCACCGTTGATGGTCTCGACGTAGGAGGCGTGCAGCGCGTTCAGGTCGTCGATCAGGCGGGACATGGATCTCCTCGATCAGGGGGCGGGTGTCCACCTTGTCCAGCGCCCGTGACGGCGCGGATAGTCCCGTCCGCCGCGGATGTGACGCGACTCAACCCACCCGGTCACCAGATCGGCAGCCGCACCCGCGCGACCACACCGGCGTGGTCGGAGGGCCAGAACGGCGGCGTCGTCGAGATCGGCTGGTCGTCGACGAGGTGCGCATTGATGGCCCGTACCCGGCCGTGCAGCAGCACCAGGTCGATGCGCTCGCTGAGCTGGGAGGTCGGGTTGCTGAGCGTGCCGTTCTGGCAGCAGCTCAGCCCCGGACCGTGGCCGGCCTCGAGCCAGGCGTCGTCGAACCACGACTTCGTCAGCAGCGAGTACGACGCGGTCGGCTGGGTGGTTGTGGCCGGGTCGGCCGCGGAGTTGAAGTCACCGACCGCGATCACCGTGCCGCGGGTGTGCGCCGGCCCGGCGAGGAACTCCTTCGCCTGCGCCTCCTGCACGGCCGGGAAGTCCTCGGTCTCCAGGTGGGTGACCAGGAAGCGGAACCGCTTCCCGACGTACGACGCGTCGATGTAGGCCCACCCGCGGGCGAACGAGACCGGCTCGGTCGTGCCGGGCGGGGCGAAGGTCTGCTGCGCGGTGTACTCACCGCTGGCCGAGTCGCGGACGGCGAGGCCCCGGGTGGCGTCGTCGACCAGGACCACGTCGCGGTCCTGCAGCCGCACCACGCACTGCGGGGTGGTCGGCGAGGTCGGCACCCCGCAGCCGAAGTCCGGCGCGACCAGCGGCGCCGGGCCGATGTCGGCGTTGTCGGAGACCGCGGCGACCGAGTAGTGCAGCCCGCGCTTGGCCAGCGCCGCCTGCAGGATCGCGAGGAAGTCGTAGCTGGGCGGGTTCGCCCCGGCGACCAGCGGCGTCGCGGTCCATTTGCTGACCTCCTCGAGCCCGATCAGGTCCGGCCGCTCGTGGGCGATGGTGTCGGCGATCGCCTGGGCGCGCTTGGGGAAGTCGGTCGCGACCATCGTCCCGTAGATCTGCGCCACCGCCGCGACGAACTCCGCCGGGGTGGTCGCCGCCAGCGCCGGCGTCAGCGGCGAGCCGAGGTAGAGGTTCTGGGTCATCACGTCCAGCTGACCGGGTCCGTGGTGGCGGTGGTGGTGCCCGTGGTGGTGGCCGTGGGGTTGATCGCCGGCCTGGGCGGCATCGAGCGTGGCGGGCCCGGCCAGTGCGAGGCCCAGCGTGACGAGGCAGGCGGCGGCGAGTCGGGCGCGGATCCGGAGCGACATGTGGGTCTCCTGGGTCGGGTGCTCCCACCCTCACCTCGAGTTCGCTCGCGACGCATCCCCCCGGTTGGGGACCTCGCCGGCGTACGGCGTCGGCCCGGGGACCAGCCGCTGCTGCGGCCTTTGCGGCGGATCCGTCCCACAGCGCAGGTGGGATCCGCCGCAAACCGTCTCCGGCCGCCGGGCCCGTCCGCGGCGCAGGGCCCGCAACCCGCGCCGCCCGGTCCGCCGACCGCGTTGTCCACAGATCCGCAACTGCCGGTTCCGGCGCCACCCGGAAACCGCCAGCATCCGTGCCATGGACCTCACGGAGCTGCTCGGCGACCAGGCCGGCGTCATCTCTCGGCGCCAGGTGCTGGCGGCCGGCCTCCGGCAGCACGACATCGAGCGGATGCTTCGGCGGCGGGAGTGGGCGCGCGTGCACGAGGGCGTCTACGTCACCCACACCGGCGACACGACCTGGCACCAGCGGGCCTGGGCGGCGGTGCTGTTCTCCTGGCCGGCCGCGCTGTCGCACCGTTCCGCCCTGTCGGCCGCGGGCGCGTCGGGCAACAGCCCACAGGACGACTGCCTCATCGACGTCGCCGTCGACCGCGGCCGCCACCGGGTCGCGCCCGCGGGCGTCCGACTGCACCGGATGAGCGACTTCCACGCCCGGGTGCAGTGGAACCTCGGCCCGCCCCGGATCCGCTACGAGCACGCCGTCCTCGACCTCGCCGCCGAGGCCAGGAGCGACTCCGCGGCGGTGGCGGTGCTGTCCGACGCGTGCGGCGCCCGGCGTACCACCACCGCCCGGCTCTCCGCCGCGCTCGCCGACCGGCCGCGGCTGCCGCGCCGCGCCTGGCTCGCCGACGTGCTCGCCGACGTCGCGGCCGGCACCTGCTCGGTGCTCGAGCACGGCTACCTCACGCTGGTCGAGCGCCCCCACGGCCTGCCCGAGGGCCGGCGGCAGGCCAGTCACCGGCACGGGGACAAGCGGGTCTACCAGGACGTCGAGTACGTCGACCTGGGCACGTACGTCGAGTTCGACGGCCGGCTCTTCCACTCCTCCGCCGCCGCCCGCGACCTGGACATGGGCCGCGACCTGGAGTCCGCCGCGTCGGACGGCAGCGAGACGCTGCGGATCTCCTACGGGATGGTCTTCGACCGGCCCTGCACGACGGCCGCGTCGGTCGGCGCGGTGCTGCAGCGGCACGGCTGGACCGGTTCCCCCACCACCTGTCCCCGGTGCGCGTGACCGGGGGCGCCGCGCCCGTCACTGTTCGCGTCGGATCCGTCCCACCAGGCAGGTGCGATCCGCCGCAGACCCGAGGGCTCCCCCGACCCGACGCCCTCAGGAGTACGACGCGGCGAGGTGCTCGGCCAGCCCCTGCAACGTATCGTCGACCAGCCCCTTGATCACCCGTCGCCGGATGAACCCGGGCAGCGGCAGGTTGTGGTGGATGGTGAGCTCGTAGGTGACCGCGGTCCGGCCCGCGCCGACGTCCTCGAGCGTCCAGCAGCCCTCCTGCCCGGTCTGCAGCCGGCCCTTGACCATCGTCCAGCTCATGGTGGTGTCGGAGTGGTCGTAGGACAGCGTGTACTCGTCGGTGCCGACGGTCGCGGACGCCTTGAACCGGGCGGTCGCGGGCAGCCCGCTGTCCTCGTAGACCTCGAGCAGCTCGGCCTCCTGGATCTGCGGGATCCACTCCACCTGCCGCTCCACGTCGCGCAGGGTGGCGAGCACCCCGTCGAGCGGGGCGGCGACCTCGACGGTCGCGATGGCGGAGTCAGTCGGCATCGGGACCACCCCCGGCGTACCCCCGCCGCAGCAGCTCGGTGAGCTCGGCGACCAGCGGCATCCGCGGGTTGGTGCGGTTGCTCAGGTCGGCGAATGCGGTCATCGCCAGCCCCGGCAGCGCCGTCTCGAACTCCTCGGCGCTGATGCCGAGCGAGGCCAGCGACGGGGGCATCCCGACCCGCGCGAGCAGGTCGTCCACCCCGGCGAACAGCCGGCGTCGGCTCTCCTCGGGCTCGCGGCCGCCGAAGACGACCCGGCCGAGCTGGGCGTACTTGTCCGGCGCGACGTACGCCGAGTAGCCCGGCGCCGGCATGAACTTGCTCGGCAGCGCGGCGTTGTAGCGCAGCACGTGCGGCAGGAACAGCGCGTTGGCGCGGCCGTGGGCGATCCCGAACCGCGCGCCGACCGCGTGCGCGAGCGCGTGGTTGGTGCCGACGAACGCGTTGGAGAAGGCCAGCCCGGCCAGCGTCGCGGCGTTGGCCATGTCGGTGCGCGCGGCCAGGTCGCCGGGCTGGTCGACGACGCGGGGCAGCGCGTCGAAGATCAGCCGCGCGGCCTGCACGCAGAAGGCGTCGGTGTAGGGCGAGGCGAAGATCGAGACCGCCGCCTCGAGCGCGTGGGTGAGCGCGTCGATCCCGCTGTCGGCGGTGATCGAGGGCGGCAGGCTCAGCGTGAGCGTCGGGTCGACGATCGCGACGTCGGGCACCAGGCAGTAGTCGACGAGCGTCTCCTTGTGCTCCCCCACGGTCAGCACCGCGGCCGGGGAGACCTCGGAGCCGGTGCCCGCGGTGGTCGGGACCGCCACCAGCCGGACCCGGTGCACCTCGTCGTGCGGGTACTCCGCGACCCGCTTGCGCGGGTCCAGGAACGGCAGGGTCAGGTCCTCCAGGCTCTGCTCGGGGTGCTCGTAGAACAGCCGCATCGCCTTGGCCGCGTCGAGCACCGAACCGCCGCCGACGGCGACCAGCAGGTCCGGGCGCGCCCGGTCCATCAGCGCCACCCCGGCGCGGATCGTCGCCTCACCCGGCTCCGGCTCGACCTGGCTGAACACCTGCACGTGGCGGGTGCGCAGCTTGCCGCGCAGCAGGTCCACCACCCCGCGCCGCTCGCTGTCGGCGTCGGTCACGATCACCGCGGTCTCGCAGGCGAGCTCGCGCAGGTTGTCCAGCGCACCGGCGTTGAAGTAGGTGTTCGCCGGCACCCGGAACCACTGCGAGGGCGCCCGCCGGTGCGAGACGGTCTTGAGGTTGAGCAGCTGGGTGTAGTTGACGTTCTCGGTGGTGCTCGAGCCGCCCCAGGTGCCGCAGCCGAGCGAGAACGTCGGGGTCAGGTTGTTGTAGACGCCGCCGAGCGCGCCGACCGCGGTGGGGGCGTTGACCAGGATCCGCCCGGTCCGCACCGCCTTCGCGTAGGCGTCGACGACGTCGGGGTCGTTCGCGTAGACCGCGGAGGTGTGGCCGAGGCCGCCGTGCTCGGTGACCAGCACCGCGGCGGCCACGCCGTGCTCGACGCTGGGCGAGCGGACCAGGCCGAGCACCGGCATCAGCTTCTCCACCACGAGCGGGTGGGCGGCCAGCGCGTCCAGCTCGGTGGGCAGCGGCGCGAGCAGCAGCTTGGTGCCAGGAGGTACGACGAGGCCGGCGCGCTCGGCCAGCTGCGGCGCGAGCTGCCCGATCGCGGCCATGTTCGCCTTGTCGCCGATCCCGGTCTCGCAGCCGAACACGAACTGCACCAGCCGCGCCGACTCCTCCTCGTTGAGCAGGTGCGCGCCCATCCGCTCGAACTCCGCGACCACCGCGTCATAGATCGCGTCGTCGACGATGCAGGTCTGCTCGGCGGGGCAGATCACCGAGGCGTCGAAGGTCTTGGAGATCAAGATGTCGACGACCGCGCCCCGGAGGTCGGCGGACCGGTGCAGGTAGATCGGCGCGTTCCCGGGGCCGACCGACAGGCCGGGCTTGCCGGCGGCGTTGGCCAGCGCCACGATCTTCGGTCCGCCGGTGACCCAGATGAAGTCGACGCCCGGGTGCCGGAACAGGTGATGGGTGACCTCGTGCGCCGCGTCCGGGATCACCTGCAGCGCCCCGGGCGGCAGGCCCGCGGCCTCCCCCGCCTCCCGGAGGATCGCGACGGCCCGCTCGCAGCAGCGCACGGCGTACGGCGAGGGCCGGAACGGCACCGCGTTGCGGGTCTTGGCCGCCACGATCGCCTTGTAGAGCACCGTCGAGGTGGGGTTGGTCACCGGCGTGATCGCCAGCACCACGCCGATCGGCTCGGCGACCCGGACGATGTTGCGCTCGACGTCCTCCTCGACCACGCCGACCGACCGCTTGTCGCGCAGGTAGTCGGCGAGGAACTCGGTGGCGACGTAGTTCTTGACCACCTTGTCCTCGAAGACCCCGAAGCCGGTCTCCTCGATCGCGACCTGGGCCAGCTCGACCGCGGCCCGCAGGCCGGCGCGGACCATCGCGTCGACGATCCGGTCGACCTGCTCCTGGTCGAGCTCGCGGAACCGCCGCGCGGCCTCGGCCGCGCGGTCGACGAAGGCGTCGACCTCGTGCAGGCGGGTCTCTTCGACTGGCGGGGCGGGCGGCGCCGCATGGGTCTGGGTCATGGATGCTCCCGGAGGTCACCCCAGCCTGTGCACGCGCTCCGGGCGCAGCACAGGGACCATCGTCACGACGCACCCCGCCCGGGGGCCTCGCTGCTCATCCCTCGGGACCTCCGGCCGGTCCGCCGGCGCGCGTCCGGGGCGATGCTCGGGGGACGACCACGCCGAAGGGGGACGCGATGCACCGATCGATCCGGCCCGTCCTGGGGCTGCTGGCGGCAGTGACGCTGCTCGCCGGCCTCGCCGCCCCGTCGTACGCCGACCACGTCGTCGTCGACGACGCCCGCGGCGACCTCGTGAAGGTCGTCGAGGGGGAGGTCCACACGACACCGGCACCCGGCGCCCGGTGGGGCGACCTGCTGCTCAGCACGATCCGCCACACCCGGGACCGGATCATCGTCGACCTGGCGTTCGCGGACCTGCGCCCCGCAGGCAAGCGGCTGCAGATCTGGGTGGACATGAAGGAGCCCGGTGGCCGGTTCGCGCTGCTCGGCATCACCGCGACCCCGGGCGACCGCGCCGGGACCACGAGGCTGATGTGGGCGCGGGGTGGCGACATCCCCTGCCGGGTGCAGCACGCGATCAACTACGCCGACGACGACGTGCACGCCTCGCTGCCCACGCGCTGCCTGGGCCACCCGCACGCGTTGAGGTTCCGGGTGCTCAGCGAGCAGTCCCGGCGCTCGCCGACCCTGGCCTGGATCGACAACGGGCTGACGACGAGGCAGATCTGGAGCCGGGTCTGGACGGCGCCCGTGCCCGCGGGCTGACCCGCGGCCCGGTCAGCCGCGCAGGGCCAGCTCCTCGGTGATCCGCTCGCGGTCGGCCCCGCTGGCGAGGAGCAGCCGCAGCAGGATCCGCGCCTTGTACGGGTCGAGCATCCCGCCGTTCAGCAGGCCGCGGCCGAGCAGGTCGATCTCAGAGCCGGGACCGCCGTACGTCTGCTCGAGCACCGACCCGCTGCCGGTCCGCGAGGTCAGCACCACCGGCATGACCCGGGCGAGCTCGCCCAGCGGCTCAGCCAGCCACGCCGGCACGTGACCGACACCGAACGCGGCCACCACCAGGCCCTGGTGGGTGTCGGCCACCCGCTCCAGCAGCAGCCCGTCGTCGTCGAGGACGACCGTGTGCAGGGCAACCCGAGTCGCCTCCCACCTTTCGACGGCCGGCTGCGGCAGCGGCGCGTGGCGCGACGGTCGGGCCAGGATGCGTGGCACCCCCTCGACGACCTGGCCCATCGGACCGAGGTTCGGCGAGCCGAAGGTGCCCGTGCTCGTGCTGTGCTGCTTGCGCACCCAGCGGGCCGCGTGGACCTCCTCGGCGAACACCACCAGCGCCCCCAGCTCGCGAGCCTCGGGCGAAGCGGCGACCTGCACGGCGGCGAGCAGGTTCGCCGGCCCGTCGGGGCCGGCGAGCGTCGGGTTGCGCATCGCCCCGGTCACGACGAACGGCTCGGGGTGCGGCCAGACCAGGTCGACGAGCCAGGCCGTCTCCTCCATGCTGTCGGTGCCCTGCGTCAGCACGACACCGGTCGCCCCGCCGGTGACCGCCCGCGACGCGGCCGCCACCACGTCGAGCACCGTCGCGAAGGACAGGCTGGCGCTCGGCGCCGCCTGCACGTCGTGGATCTCGAGCGGCTCCGCCAGGTCGGCCAGTCCCGGGACGGCGGCGGTGAGCTGCTCCCCGGTCAGCCGGCTGACGACACCGGCGCCGGGTGAGTCGCCGGCCATCGAGATGGTGCCTCCGAGGGTGAACAGCGCGATGGTCACGGGCACCGATCCTGTCAGACGCGGCCGCGGACCCGCGCGCGGTGCAGGATGTCCCCATGGCACGACGACGCTGGCAGGACCTCAGCCCCAACACCCGCCGCCTCATCCTCATCGGCGCCTCGGTCGACGGGGTGCTGCGGATGGCCGCCCTGCGCGACCTCCGCCACCGGCCGGCCGAGCAGGTCCGGGGCCGGAAGTGGGTCTGGGGGCTGACGCTCGGCCTGGTGAGCTCGGCCGGGACGCTGCCGCTGGCCTACTTCCTGCGCGGCCGCCGCCCGGCCGGCTGAGCACTCCGGCTGAGCACTCCGGCCGGCACGTCGTCGGCCGCCGCGCCCTCTAGCATCGCGGCATGACGATCCATCTCGCCGACGAGCGGCAGCTGCTGGAGGGTCTGGTCGACGCCCAGCGGCACGAGGTCGTCGGGATCCTCGAGGATCTCGACGAGGCGGAGGCCCGGTCTCGGCTGGTGCCGTCGCTGACCACCCCGCTGGGGCTCGTCAAGCACGCCACGTTCGTCGAGAAGGTCTGGTTCCACTCGCGGGTCGCCGGCGTGCCGCGCTCCGTGGTCGGCCTGCCCGACACCGTCGACGAGAGCTTCGTGCTCGCCGACGCCGACACCGTCGACGGCGTACGACAGGCCTTCCTCGACGCCTGCGCCCGGTCGCGGGCCGTCGCCGCGACCCACGACCTCGACGAGCAGTTCCCCTGGCATCAGGGCCCGGTGAGCCTGCGGTTCATCTACGGGCACATGGTCGCCGAGCTCGCCCGGCACGCCGGGCACGGCGACATCCTGGTCGAGCAGATCCGGGCGCAGCGACCGACCCGGGCCTGAGCGGGTCACAAGCCGGTCCTGAGCGGGCCTGGCGGGCACCCCCGCCGCCGGTTGAACATACATTTGTTCAAACGGCGGAGCACCCCGCTCGGCGAGCCGCCTCGCAGCCCGACGGGGCCCCGCGCGCACTAGACGTTGAAGCGGAACTCCACGACGTCACCGTCGGCCATCACGTAGTCCTTGCCCTCCATGCGCACCTTGCCGGCCTCCTTGGCCTTGAGCATGGAGCCGGCCTCGACGAGGTCGTCGAAGGAGACGATCTCGGCCTTGATGAAGCCGCGCTGGAAGTCGGTGTGGATCACGCCGGCGGCCTCGGGTGCGGTGGCGCCCTTGCGGATCGTCCAGGCGCGGGTCTCCTTGGGACCGGCGGTCAGGTAGGTCTGCAGGCCGAGGGTGTCGAAGCCGACCCGCGCGAGCACCTCCAG is a window encoding:
- a CDS encoding FliA/WhiG family RNA polymerase sigma factor — translated: METIDHSVDLLWQRFKENGDREARDRLVLQYSPLVKYVAGRVRSGLPSSVDQNDLVSDGVIGLMDAIDKFDPARGLQFQTYAVSRIRGAIVDGLRASDWVPRSVREKIRDIDAAQARLERSLGRPPKDPEVAAELGISVEELRAMYSQTAHTSVVSFEGATLGDEDTPRAAVDLPDGDDDIPAGFLAAVRELPERDQIVVALYYWDRLTLAEIGQVLGVTESRVSQLHSRATMTLRRKLLDAAG
- a CDS encoding methyltransferase domain-containing protein, producing the protein MVDRIFGDRRLAELYDVFDPDRSDLEVYADLLAELATRSVLDVGCGTGTFALLLAARGVDVIGVDPAGASLDVARAKAGRSPAAHRVRWLHGDATTLPPLQVDAATTTANVAQVFLTDADWAATLAGVRAALRPGGHLVFETRVPQRRAWEEWTPEHTRVRAEVAGVGVVETCCELLAVAEPLVSFRWTTVFHADGATVTSDSTLRFRERDEVETSLADAGFEVVEVRDAPDRPGREWAFVARRTA
- a CDS encoding endonuclease/exonuclease/phosphatase family protein encodes the protein MSLRIRARLAAACLVTLGLALAGPATLDAAQAGDQPHGHHHGHHHRHHGPGQLDVMTQNLYLGSPLTPALAATTPAEFVAAVAQIYGTMVATDFPKRAQAIADTIAHERPDLIGLEEVSKWTATPLVAGANPPSYDFLAILQAALAKRGLHYSVAAVSDNADIGPAPLVAPDFGCGVPTSPTTPQCVVRLQDRDVVLVDDATRGLAVRDSASGEYTAQQTFAPPGTTEPVSFARGWAYIDASYVGKRFRFLVTHLETEDFPAVQEAQAKEFLAGPAHTRGTVIAVGDFNSAADPATTTQPTASYSLLTKSWFDDAWLEAGHGPGLSCCQNGTLSNPTSQLSERIDLVLLHGRVRAINAHLVDDQPISTTPPFWPSDHAGVVARVRLPIW
- a CDS encoding type IV toxin-antitoxin system AbiEi family antitoxin domain-containing protein; translated protein: MDLTELLGDQAGVISRRQVLAAGLRQHDIERMLRRREWARVHEGVYVTHTGDTTWHQRAWAAVLFSWPAALSHRSALSAAGASGNSPQDDCLIDVAVDRGRHRVAPAGVRLHRMSDFHARVQWNLGPPRIRYEHAVLDLAAEARSDSAAVAVLSDACGARRTTTARLSAALADRPRLPRRAWLADVLADVAAGTCSVLEHGYLTLVERPHGLPEGRRQASHRHGDKRVYQDVEYVDLGTYVEFDGRLFHSSAAARDLDMGRDLESAASDGSETLRISYGMVFDRPCTTAASVGAVLQRHGWTGSPTTCPRCA
- a CDS encoding SRPBCC family protein produces the protein MPTDSAIATVEVAAPLDGVLATLRDVERQVEWIPQIQEAELLEVYEDSGLPATARFKASATVGTDEYTLSYDHSDTTMSWTMVKGRLQTGQEGCWTLEDVGAGRTAVTYELTIHHNLPLPGFIRRRVIKGLVDDTLQGLAEHLAASYS
- the adhE gene encoding bifunctional acetaldehyde-CoA/alcohol dehydrogenase produces the protein MTQTHAAPPAPPVEETRLHEVDAFVDRAAEAARRFRELDQEQVDRIVDAMVRAGLRAAVELAQVAIEETGFGVFEDKVVKNYVATEFLADYLRDKRSVGVVEEDVERNIVRVAEPIGVVLAITPVTNPTSTVLYKAIVAAKTRNAVPFRPSPYAVRCCERAVAILREAGEAAGLPPGALQVIPDAAHEVTHHLFRHPGVDFIWVTGGPKIVALANAAGKPGLSVGPGNAPIYLHRSADLRGAVVDILISKTFDASVICPAEQTCIVDDAIYDAVVAEFERMGAHLLNEEESARLVQFVFGCETGIGDKANMAAIGQLAPQLAERAGLVVPPGTKLLLAPLPTELDALAAHPLVVEKLMPVLGLVRSPSVEHGVAAAVLVTEHGGLGHTSAVYANDPDVVDAYAKAVRTGRILVNAPTAVGALGGVYNNLTPTFSLGCGTWGGSSTTENVNYTQLLNLKTVSHRRAPSQWFRVPANTYFNAGALDNLRELACETAVIVTDADSERRGVVDLLRGKLRTRHVQVFSQVEPEPGEATIRAGVALMDRARPDLLVAVGGGSVLDAAKAMRLFYEHPEQSLEDLTLPFLDPRKRVAEYPHDEVHRVRLVAVPTTAGTGSEVSPAAVLTVGEHKETLVDYCLVPDVAIVDPTLTLSLPPSITADSGIDALTHALEAAVSIFASPYTDAFCVQAARLIFDALPRVVDQPGDLAARTDMANAATLAGLAFSNAFVGTNHALAHAVGARFGIAHGRANALFLPHVLRYNAALPSKFMPAPGYSAYVAPDKYAQLGRVVFGGREPEESRRRLFAGVDDLLARVGMPPSLASLGISAEEFETALPGLAMTAFADLSNRTNPRMPLVAELTELLRRGYAGGGPDAD
- a CDS encoding asparaginase domain-containing protein yields the protein MTIALFTLGGTISMAGDSPGAGVVSRLTGEQLTAAVPGLADLAEPLEIHDVQAAPSASLSFATVLDVVAAASRAVTGGATGVVLTQGTDSMEETAWLVDLVWPHPEPFVVTGAMRNPTLAGPDGPANLLAAVQVAASPEARELGALVVFAEEVHAARWVRKQHSTSTGTFGSPNLGPMGQVVEGVPRILARPSRHAPLPQPAVERWEATRVALHTVVLDDDGLLLERVADTHQGLVVAAFGVGHVPAWLAEPLGELARVMPVVLTSRTGSGSVLEQTYGGPGSEIDLLGRGLLNGGMLDPYKARILLRLLLASGADRERITEELALRG
- a CDS encoding DinB family protein gives rise to the protein MTIHLADERQLLEGLVDAQRHEVVGILEDLDEAEARSRLVPSLTTPLGLVKHATFVEKVWFHSRVAGVPRSVVGLPDTVDESFVLADADTVDGVRQAFLDACARSRAVAATHDLDEQFPWHQGPVSLRFIYGHMVAELARHAGHGDILVEQIRAQRPTRA